The Bradyrhizobium sp. CCBAU 051011 DNA segment TGAGGCGGATACGTGACAGGCGTTCCCGCTGGCATCAACTGCCCGCCTTCAATACAGCGGCAGCCGAAAAGATCAATGCCGACAAGCATCTTTGGTATTCCCCGCAGGCCGGGGCCAAAGCCTATGGTAAAGCTTTTCGGTGTGCATTTTCGAATCAAATCGCTGCCCGCCAATGACCGCCTTTAGGCATATCCGTCTGCGTGTGCTGACCTGTATCACCCTCGCGCTGGGTGTGGCTCCGCTCAGCGGTGCGAAGGCGGCCGAAACCCACGCACTGGCGATGCACGGGACGCCCGCCCTGCCCGCCGATTTCACCCACATGCCCTATGCCAATCCGGATGCGCCGAAGGGCGGGCGGCTGGTCTGGGGCGTCCTTGGAACTTTCGACAGTCTCAATCCCCTGATCGTCCGTGGCATCGCCGTTCAGCAGATCAGGGGCTTTGTGGTCGAGAGCCTGATGGCACGCGGCAATGATGAGGCTTTCACGCTGTATGGCCTGCTCGCCAGGAGCGTCGAGACCGACGATGCGCGCAGCTATGTCACCTTCCGCCTCGATCCCAAAGCGCGCTTCGCCGACGGCAAGCCGGTTACGACAGAGGACGTGCTGTTTTCATGGACCTTGCTGCGCGACAAGGGCCGTCCCAATCACCGCCAGTATTATTCCAAGGTCGCAAAGGCCGAGGCGCTCGACCCGCTCACGGTGCGCTTCGATTTCGGCGGCGCCAATGACCGCGAACTGCCGCTGATCCTCGGCTTGATGCCGATCCTGCCTAGGCATGCCGTCGATCCCGCCACGTTCGAGGAAACCACGATGACCGGGCCGGTCGGTTCCGGTCCCTATCGCGTCACCGCCGTCAAGCCGGGAGCCAGCGTTACGCTGACCCGCAATCCCGACTATTGGGGCCGCGACCTGTCTGTAAATCGGGGCCTATGGAACTTCGACGAGATCAGGCTCGACTTCTACCGCGAGTCCAACGGCCTGTTCGAGGCGTTCAAGCGCGGCCTCTACGATTTTCGCGTCGAATACGAACCGCTGCGCTGGCACGAGGGCTACGACTTTCCGGCAGCCCGCAATGGCGAAGTGATCCGCGACACCATCAAGCCCGGAATGCCACAGCCGTCGGAATTCCTGGTGTTCAACACGCGGCGCCCGCAGTTTTCCGACATCCGCGTGCGGCAGGCGCTGACGCTGCTGTTCGATTTCGAGTGGGTCAACCGCAATTACTTTTTCGGGCTCTATGCCCGCACGCCGGGCTTCTTCGCGGGATCCGAACTCTCCGCCTACACCCGTCCGGCCGACGCGCGCGAGCGCGAACTCTTGCAACCGTTCGCCGAGCGCATCCGCCCCGATATTCTCGACGGCACCTATCGCCTGCCCGTCACCGACGGATCGGGCCGCGATCGCACGACGTTGCGCCAGGCGCTGAACTTGCTGTCGGAGGCCGGTTACGATCTCGATGGAGCCGTGCTGCGGCAGCGTTCGACCAGGACGCCGCTCACCTTCGAAATCCTGGTAACGACGCGCGACCAGGAGCGGATCGCGCTGTCCTATCAGCGCGACCTCAAGCGCGCCGGCATCGAGGTCAGCATTCGCGCCGTCGATCCCGTGCAGTTCGACCAGCGCCGGCTCGGCTACGAGTTCGACATGCTGCAGAACCGCTGGGATCAATCGCTGTCCCCCGGCAACGAGCAATCGTTCTACTGGGGCAGTCAGGCCGCCGACATTCCCGGCACGCGAAATTACATGGGAGCCAAGGAGCTGGCCATCGACGCCCTGATCGGGACGCTGCTCGAGGCGCGTGAGCGTCCGGCCTTCGTCTCGGCGGTGCGGGCGCTCGATCGCGTTCTGATATCGGGCTTCTACGCAATTCCGGTGTTTAACGTGCAGGAGCAATGGATCGCGCGCTGGAATCGGATAGAACAACCTGTGGCGACCGCGTTGACGGGCTATCTGCCGGAAACCTGGTGGCAGAAGCCGGAAGCGAAGTGAATTTAGTTGCGTACCCAAGTATCTTGCCAAGTATCTTGCCCAACCGACGCAACCCTCGTGATAGAGCCGAAGTAACGCCGTGACCCAGCCGACCGCTTCGCCGACGCTCGATACGCTATTCAAACGGAACCTGGCACGGCAGCCGGACGCGCTGGCGCTGGTTGATCCCCCCAACAAGCCACGCATCACCGGCCAGCCGCCGAAACGTCTTAGCTTTGCGCAGGCCGACCGTATGATCTCCTCGCTGGCCGCGCACTTCATCGAGTCGGGCTTGCCGTCCAATTCCGTGATCGCGGTTCAACTGCCGAACACCATCGAATTCGCGGTCACCGTGCTCGCCGCCTATCGCGCAGGTCTTGTCGTTGCAGTGCTGCCCCTGCTCTGGCGGCAGTCGGAATTGACGATGGCCCTCAACCGCACCGCCGCGCGGGCGATCGTGACTTCGGGCAAGGTCGACGGCGTGGTCTATTCGGACATCGCCATGAACGCCGCCGCCGAAGCGTTCTCGATCCGCCATGTCTGCGGCTTCGGCAGCGACCTGCCGGAAGGCATGGCCTCGCTCGACAATGCCATCTTCCGGGAATCTCCGACCACGCGCGCCGTGGTCCAGGACGGCCGCAAGGCGGCGCTGATTTCATTCGATGTCACCGCAGACGGCTTCCGGCCGGTCCCGCGCGCCCATCTCGGCCTGATTGCGGGTGGGCTTTCCATGTCGCTCGAAAGCGACGTGCCGCAGGGCGCCACCATCCTGTCGGCGTTCTCGCCGATGTCGTTTGCCGGCCTCGCCTCCTCGCTGGCGATCTGGCTGCTGTCGGGCGGAACATTGGTGCTGCACCACCCCTTCGACGATGAGGTTCTGGAGCAGCAGATCAACGAACAGGCCTGCGACACGCTGATTGCACCTGCTCAACTGGCGCTGCGGCTGGACGAACTGGACCTCGCCGCGCGGATGCCGAGCCTGCGCAATGTTATCGGCCTGTGGCGCACGCCAGAGCAGGTCGGCTCCAGCGCATGCTGGACCGCGCAACAGGCGACGCTGACGGATGTCTATCTATTCGGCGAGGCCGGATTGTTCGGCGCGCGCCGGATCGCCGAGGATGGCTCGCCGGCCCTGATCAAGCCTGGCCCGCACGGCGCGCCGCGCGATCTGCCGGGATCGTCGATCGCGGGCGAAATCCTCGTGACGCCGCGCGGCACGTTAGGATTGCGCGGGCCGATGGTGCCGGTCGCAGCCTATGCGCCCCCTCCGCCGCCGAGCGACTCCCTGATCGCGGCGCCGCCGCGCGACTATGTCGACACGGACTACGCCTCGCGACTCGACCGCGTGACCGGTGCGGTCCATATCACGGCGCCGCCGTCCGGCGTCATGGCCGTCGGCGGCTACCGGTTCCTGGCGCAGGACCTCCAAGAATGGGCGCGCCGGCTCGGCCAGGGTGCGCTTCTGACCGCGTTGCCGGACCGTATCAGCGGCCACCGGCTGGCGGGGCGCGCCCTCGACAACGCGCGCGCTCGGGACGCGCTGACAGAACTTGGCCTTAACCCCTTGATGGTGGAAGCATTTCGGGATCGGAGCAACGCCGCCTGAGACGCCGGCGGCGGGCGTCCGTTGACGCCGCATTAAGCGGGGCAAACTAGGATCGCGGCTTCCTGTTTCGCGCCTTATCCGAGTCCGCAAATGTCCCAGCAAGGTCCGATCCTCGTCGTATCAAGCGCGAGCCGGCCGTCTTTTGCCGCCACGCTGGATGGCGCAGGGCTGTTTCCCGTGGTCGAGACCGGATGGGCGGACGCGGCGCGCGCGGTCGAGCAGGTCCAGCCGGCCGCCGTGCTGGCCGCGGCATCGCAGACCGACGCTGCCGGACTGACGGAGTTGGCCGCGCGGGTCGCGGCGCGACAGCCTTATCTGCCGTTGATCGCGGTGGACCCGCAGATGGCCTATCCCGACAACGTCATTCCCTTCTTTCAGAGCCAAGTCCTTCAGAGCCAAGTCCTTCAGAGCCAAGTCCTTCAGAACCACGTCCCCCACACCCAACAAGCTGGCTGCGACCGGCTGATGGCCCGCCTGCGGGCCGTGCTGCGCGTGCGGGCGTTGCATGCAACCGTGATGCGCCGGCTGGTGCCGGCAGCGCCGATGACGCTGTCACAGATCGACCCGGCGCGCGATGCTACCGTGCTGCTGATCGGCCGCGGCGGCGCCTATCCCGCGCTGTCGGTCGCGCTTGGCGAGCGCAGCGGCGTGGTCGGCGCGCTCTCGATCGAGGCGGCTGCGAAGCATCTCAACACCAGAGACATCGACGGCATCGTGCTCGGCGAAGGATTCAGCCTGCGGGTCGTCGATGCCTTCCTCACCGTGCTGACGGAGGACTCCCGTTTCCGCAATCTCCCCGTCGTCGTGACCGCAGGCGATCTGGCGCCGGCCTATGATCTGGCGAACCTCGAAATCGTTTCCGGCGATGCGGCCCAGGTGGCAACGACGGTGCTGCCGCTGATCCGCCAGCACGCCTTCGAAGCGCATCTGAGCCGCACGCTGAAGGCAATCGACGCCGACGGCCTGATCGACGCGCGGACCGGTCTGCTCACGGCGGAAGCCTTCGAACGCGACTTTGCCAGCGCCATCTACCAGACCCAGCAGCGCGGCGGCGGATTGTCGGTCGCGCGCTTTGCGTTCGACCCCGATCATCCGCGCGCGCAATTCGATGGCGCGCGGATCATCAGCCGCCTGATGCGGCAAATGGATTTTGGCGCCGCGCAGGACGACGGCTCGGTGGTCGTGGTGTTTGCCGAGGCCGACCTTAAGACGGCCCATGCCGTCGCCCGGCGGCTGTCGAGCGTGATGCGCCATACCAGTCACGGCCAGCGTGACGCACGGTCGGAGCCTTCAGTTACGGTCGCCACGCTGCTGCCGAACGATTCCGCGAAGTCATTGCGGTCACGGCTGCAGGAAGGTGCGCAACGCGCGGCATCTTAGAGCAAGCGCCCGATCTATCCCCGTCATTGCGAGCCAGCGGGTCGGCGCGAAGCGCCGCCCGATGACAGGCTCCGCGAAGCAATCCATCCCTCCGCGCATGAGGACAGATGGATTGCTTCGTCGCTTCTCGCAATGACAGGAAGAGAGCTCCCGCTTACGCCGCCTTCTTGCTTTCCGCGAGATTGGCGAGCTGCCGCAAGATCTCGGTCGTGCCCATCAGCCGCTCTTCCGGCGTCTTCCATGCCTGCAGGAACACCACCTTCATGTCCGGCCGCACTTTCGCGGCCTGGCCGTGCTGGCGGATGAAGGCTACCAGGCGTTCCGGTTGGGCAAAGCTGTTGTCGCGGAACGAGATCACCGCGCCCTTAGGCCCGGCATCGACCTTCTCGACATTGGCTCTGCGGCAATAGGCCTTGATCGCGGCGACCTTGAACAGATAGCGCACCTCATCCGGCAGCACGCCGAAGCGGTCGCGCATCTCCGCGGCGAAATTGTCGATCTCCTCGTCGGTGTCGAGATCGGCCAGCCGCCGGTACAGCGATAGCCGCACCGCAAGGTCGTTGACGTAATCCTCGGGGATCAGCACCGGCATGCCGATGGTGATCTGCGGCGACCAGCGGTCTGCGGCAGGCTCCGCCACGCCGGCCTTGAGGTTGAGGATCGCCTCCTCCAGCATCGATTGATAAAGCTCGAAGCCGACCTCCTTGATGTGGCCGGACTGCTCCTCTCCGAGCAGATTGCCGGCGCCGCGGATATCCAAGTCGTGCGACGCAAGCTGGAAGCCGGCGCCGAGCGTTTCCAGCGACTGCAGCACTTTCAGCCGCCGCTCGGCCTGACCGGTGATCTTCTGCTGCGTCGGCAGCGTGAACAGCGCATATGCTCGCAGTTTCGAGCGCCCTACCCGCCCGCGCAACTGATAGAGCTGCGCCAGGCCGAACATGTCGGCGCGGTGCACGATCAGCGTATTGGCGTTCGGGATGTCTAGGCCGGACTCGATGATGGTGGTCGAGAGCAGGATGTCGTATTTGCCGTCATAGAAGGCCGACATGATGTCCTCGATCACGGTCGGCGGCATCTGGCCGTGCGCGACGGCGACCTTCATCTCGGGCACGTTCTTATCGAGGAAGTCTTTCACGCTGGCGAGATCCTCGATCCGCGGCACGACGTAGAACGCCTGTCCACCGCGGTAGCGTTCGCGGAGCAGCGCTTCGCGGATCATCAGGGGATCGTGCGGGGCCACGAAGGTACGCACCGCGAGGCGGTCTACCGGGGGCGAGGCGATGATCGAGAGGTCGCGCACGCCGGTCAGCGCAAGCTGCAGCGTGCGCGGGATCGGAGTGGCGCTCAGTGTCAGCACATGCACCTGCGCCCGCAACTGCTTCAGCCGCTCCTTGTGGCTGACGCCAAAGTGCTGTTCTTCGTCGACGATCAGCAATCCGAGGTCGCGGAACTTGATCGACTTGCCGAGCAGTGCGTGGGTGCCGACCACGATATCGACATTGCCTTCGGCGAGCCCCTTCTTGGTTTGCGTCAGCTCCTTGGCCGGGATCAGACGCGAGGCCTGCGCGACATTGACTGGAAAGCCTCTGAAGCGTTCGGCAAAATTCTTGCTGTGCTGCCGCGCCAGCAGCGTGGTCGGCACCACGACAGCGACCTGCTTGCCGTCGAGCGCCACGGCAAACGCCGCTCGCAATGCCACCTCGGTCTTGCCAAAACCGACGTCGCCGCAGATCAGCCGGTCCATGGGACGGCCGCTTTCGAGATCCTTAAGCGTGGAGGTGATGGCGCCAAGCTGGTCCTCGGTTTCCTCATAGGGGAAGCGCGCGCAGAATTCGTCATAGACATGCGGCTGCACCGGCATTTTCGGCGCTTCGTGCAACTGGCGTTCCGCGGCAATCTTGATCAGCTCGCCCGCGATCTCGCGGATGCGGTTCTTGAGCTTGGCCTTGCGCGCCTGCCAGCCACCACCACCCAGCCGGTCCAGCTCCACACCGGTCTGCTCGGACCCGTAGCGCGACAGCAGCTCGATATTTTCGACCGGAAGGAACAGCTTCGTTTCCGCGGCATAATGCAGTTCGAGACAGTCATGCGGCGCGCCGCCGACCTCGATCGTCTGCAAACCCACAAAGCGCCCGATGCCGTGCTCGACATGCACCACGAGATCGCCGGTCGAAAGGCTCGTGACTTCCGAGATGAAGTTGTCGAGCTTGCGGCTTGATTTGCGCTGGCGCACCAGGCGGTCGCCGAGGATGTCCTGTTCGGTGATGACCGCGAACTCATCGGTCTCGAAACCGCTCTCCATGCCGACCACCGCCAGCATGGCCTCGTTGCGCGGCGTCGCCTGCACCGTGCGCCAGGTGTTGACGCTGGTGATATTGGCAAGCTTGTGATCTCTGAGCATGCTGGCCATGCGGTCGCGCGAGCCTTCGCTCCACAGCGTGATCACGACCTTTTTGCGCTGCGCCTGCAGGGCCAGCACATGCGCCACCACGGCCTCGAACACGTTGATGGAAGTATCGGCGCGCTCGGGCGTGAAATTGCGGCCCTGCCGCGCGCCGGCGTCGAACACGTCGCTGCTGCCGTCAGGTACGGCAAACGGTGTCAGCCGCGCTAGTGCGGCGTCGTTCAGCCGCGTCGTCCATTCCGTTTCCGTCAGATAGAGCCGGTCCGGCGGCAACGGCTTGTAGATCGCGCCGGACCCTGGATGCTCCAACGCCTCGCGCCTTGCCTCGTAATAGTCCTGGATCTGCTTGAAGCGCTCGCGCGCAGCATCCTCGCTCTGCGGCTCGATCGCAACCGGCGCGCCATCGAGATAGTCGAACAGCGTATCCATCCGTTCCTGGAACAGCGGCAGCCAATGCTCCATGCCGGGATGGCGACGGCCTTCGCTGACGGCCTCATAGAGCGGATCGCCGCGCTCCGGCGCGCCGAAGGTCGCGACATACCCCATGCGGAAGCGGCGGATGGTCTCGGTAACGAGCTGGAATTCGGAGATCGGCACCAGGTCGAGCGCGCGCATGTCGAGCAGCGTGCGCTGGGTTTCCGCATCGAACGTGCGGATCGATTCCAGGCTGTCGCCGAAGAAATCGAACCGCACGGGCTGATCGAGCCCGGCCGGAAACAGATCGAGAATGCCGCCGCGCACCGCGTATTCGCCGGGCTCGCGCACGGTCGAGGAGCGGTTGTAGCCATTGTGCTCCAGCCAGGCGACGATCGAATCCATCGGCACGACATGGCCGGGCGCGACCGACAGCGCCTGCGCCGCCACCACCTCGCGCGCCGGCACGCGCTGCACGATGGCATTGACGGTGGTGAGCACGATCAGCGGCTTGTCGCTGCCCTGCAGGCGCGACAGTCGCGCCAGCGTGGTCAGGCGCTGCGCCAGGACGCCGCCATGCGGCGACACCCGGTCATAGGGCTGGCAGTCCCAGGCCGGAAACTGCATCACCGGCAGATCGGGCGCAAAGAATTCCAGCGCCCGCGCCAGTTGTTGCATGCGCGGGCCGTCGCGGCAGACCACCGCAAGGCTGACCGCCGGCGGTTTCGGCCGGGCCGCCACCGCACGCGCGAGGTCCGAGACGACCAGCCCTTCCGCGCCTTCGGCAACGTTGGCAAAGGTCAGCGCGCGGCCGGGAGCCAGCAGCGTCGCGGGCGATTTGACTGATGCCTTCATGCGTCGTGATCCACGGCGCGAAACGCCTTGATACGCTCGAAAAGCGCGGTCGCATATTC contains these protein-coding regions:
- a CDS encoding extracellular solute-binding protein, with product MTAFRHIRLRVLTCITLALGVAPLSGAKAAETHALAMHGTPALPADFTHMPYANPDAPKGGRLVWGVLGTFDSLNPLIVRGIAVQQIRGFVVESLMARGNDEAFTLYGLLARSVETDDARSYVTFRLDPKARFADGKPVTTEDVLFSWTLLRDKGRPNHRQYYSKVAKAEALDPLTVRFDFGGANDRELPLILGLMPILPRHAVDPATFEETTMTGPVGSGPYRVTAVKPGASVTLTRNPDYWGRDLSVNRGLWNFDEIRLDFYRESNGLFEAFKRGLYDFRVEYEPLRWHEGYDFPAARNGEVIRDTIKPGMPQPSEFLVFNTRRPQFSDIRVRQALTLLFDFEWVNRNYFFGLYARTPGFFAGSELSAYTRPADARERELLQPFAERIRPDILDGTYRLPVTDGSGRDRTTLRQALNLLSEAGYDLDGAVLRQRSTRTPLTFEILVTTRDQERIALSYQRDLKRAGIEVSIRAVDPVQFDQRRLGYEFDMLQNRWDQSLSPGNEQSFYWGSQAADIPGTRNYMGAKELAIDALIGTLLEARERPAFVSAVRALDRVLISGFYAIPVFNVQEQWIARWNRIEQPVATALTGYLPETWWQKPEAK
- a CDS encoding class I adenylate-forming enzyme family protein, whose translation is MTQPTASPTLDTLFKRNLARQPDALALVDPPNKPRITGQPPKRLSFAQADRMISSLAAHFIESGLPSNSVIAVQLPNTIEFAVTVLAAYRAGLVVAVLPLLWRQSELTMALNRTAARAIVTSGKVDGVVYSDIAMNAAAEAFSIRHVCGFGSDLPEGMASLDNAIFRESPTTRAVVQDGRKAALISFDVTADGFRPVPRAHLGLIAGGLSMSLESDVPQGATILSAFSPMSFAGLASSLAIWLLSGGTLVLHHPFDDEVLEQQINEQACDTLIAPAQLALRLDELDLAARMPSLRNVIGLWRTPEQVGSSACWTAQQATLTDVYLFGEAGLFGARRIAEDGSPALIKPGPHGAPRDLPGSSIAGEILVTPRGTLGLRGPMVPVAAYAPPPPPSDSLIAAPPRDYVDTDYASRLDRVTGAVHITAPPSGVMAVGGYRFLAQDLQEWARRLGQGALLTALPDRISGHRLAGRALDNARARDALTELGLNPLMVEAFRDRSNAA
- a CDS encoding GGDEF domain-containing protein, coding for MSQQGPILVVSSASRPSFAATLDGAGLFPVVETGWADAARAVEQVQPAAVLAAASQTDAAGLTELAARVAARQPYLPLIAVDPQMAYPDNVIPFFQSQVLQSQVLQSQVLQNHVPHTQQAGCDRLMARLRAVLRVRALHATVMRRLVPAAPMTLSQIDPARDATVLLIGRGGAYPALSVALGERSGVVGALSIEAAAKHLNTRDIDGIVLGEGFSLRVVDAFLTVLTEDSRFRNLPVVVTAGDLAPAYDLANLEIVSGDAAQVATTVLPLIRQHAFEAHLSRTLKAIDADGLIDARTGLLTAEAFERDFASAIYQTQQRGGGLSVARFAFDPDHPRAQFDGARIISRLMRQMDFGAAQDDGSVVVVFAEADLKTAHAVARRLSSVMRHTSHGQRDARSEPSVTVATLLPNDSAKSLRSRLQEGAQRAAS
- the mfd gene encoding transcription-repair coupling factor, whose translation is MKASVKSPATLLAPGRALTFANVAEGAEGLVVSDLARAVAARPKPPAVSLAVVCRDGPRMQQLARALEFFAPDLPVMQFPAWDCQPYDRVSPHGGVLAQRLTTLARLSRLQGSDKPLIVLTTVNAIVQRVPAREVVAAQALSVAPGHVVPMDSIVAWLEHNGYNRSSTVREPGEYAVRGGILDLFPAGLDQPVRFDFFGDSLESIRTFDAETQRTLLDMRALDLVPISEFQLVTETIRRFRMGYVATFGAPERGDPLYEAVSEGRRHPGMEHWLPLFQERMDTLFDYLDGAPVAIEPQSEDAARERFKQIQDYYEARREALEHPGSGAIYKPLPPDRLYLTETEWTTRLNDAALARLTPFAVPDGSSDVFDAGARQGRNFTPERADTSINVFEAVVAHVLALQAQRKKVVITLWSEGSRDRMASMLRDHKLANITSVNTWRTVQATPRNEAMLAVVGMESGFETDEFAVITEQDILGDRLVRQRKSSRKLDNFISEVTSLSTGDLVVHVEHGIGRFVGLQTIEVGGAPHDCLELHYAAETKLFLPVENIELLSRYGSEQTGVELDRLGGGGWQARKAKLKNRIREIAGELIKIAAERQLHEAPKMPVQPHVYDEFCARFPYEETEDQLGAITSTLKDLESGRPMDRLICGDVGFGKTEVALRAAFAVALDGKQVAVVVPTTLLARQHSKNFAERFRGFPVNVAQASRLIPAKELTQTKKGLAEGNVDIVVGTHALLGKSIKFRDLGLLIVDEEQHFGVSHKERLKQLRAQVHVLTLSATPIPRTLQLALTGVRDLSIIASPPVDRLAVRTFVAPHDPLMIREALLRERYRGGQAFYVVPRIEDLASVKDFLDKNVPEMKVAVAHGQMPPTVIEDIMSAFYDGKYDILLSTTIIESGLDIPNANTLIVHRADMFGLAQLYQLRGRVGRSKLRAYALFTLPTQQKITGQAERRLKVLQSLETLGAGFQLASHDLDIRGAGNLLGEEQSGHIKEVGFELYQSMLEEAILNLKAGVAEPAADRWSPQITIGMPVLIPEDYVNDLAVRLSLYRRLADLDTDEEIDNFAAEMRDRFGVLPDEVRYLFKVAAIKAYCRRANVEKVDAGPKGAVISFRDNSFAQPERLVAFIRQHGQAAKVRPDMKVVFLQAWKTPEERLMGTTEILRQLANLAESKKAA